A single genomic interval of Acidovorax sp. 1608163 harbors:
- a CDS encoding AlpA family transcriptional regulator: MQRTATQTTTIQASPGPSDVRPYRERLLRIDDVCFMTGLGRSTIYAKVKAADFPGPVQLHGASVAWRETEVDAWIATRPAVGAVQPVPPAQPAKPGRAPRVPRPTRAAAMGAI, encoded by the coding sequence ATGCAAAGAACAGCCACGCAAACCACAACCATCCAAGCCAGTCCCGGCCCGTCCGATGTGCGCCCGTACCGCGAGCGCTTGCTACGTATTGACGATGTGTGCTTTATGACGGGCCTCGGCCGCAGCACCATCTACGCCAAGGTCAAAGCCGCAGACTTCCCCGGCCCGGTGCAACTGCACGGTGCCAGCGTCGCATGGCGAGAAACCGAGGTGGACGCCTGGATCGCCACACGCCCTGCGGTGGGCGCAGTGCAGCCAGTTCCCCCAGCCCAGCCCGCCAAGCCAGGCCGCGCACCCCGCGTGCCCCGGCCCACACGTGCCGCAGCCATGGGAGCGATCTGA
- a CDS encoding ogr/Delta-like zinc finger family protein translates to MATRMMFLCPHCKGKTKTRTSRGLSPTLRELIYQCEDPECSYSFVVQAEAVRTLSPSGKPDPSINLPQSPQALVNAHARSTEHQRSGAGQLSAQP, encoded by the coding sequence ATGGCCACGCGCATGATGTTCCTGTGCCCCCACTGCAAGGGCAAGACCAAGACCCGCACCAGCCGGGGCCTGTCTCCCACGCTGCGCGAGCTGATCTATCAATGCGAAGACCCGGAATGCAGCTACAGCTTTGTCGTGCAGGCCGAAGCCGTGCGCACCCTCTCGCCGTCCGGCAAGCCCGACCCATCCATCAACCTGCCGCAGTCCCCGCAAGCGCTGGTGAATGCGCATGCGCGATCGACGGAACACCAGCGCAGCGGCGCCGGGCAATTGAGCGCCCAACCGTGA
- a CDS encoding response regulator: protein MANILVVDDELGIRDLLSEILNDEGHSVDLAENATQARAARLANQYDLVLLDIWMPDTDGVSLLKEWAAAGVLTMPVIMMSGHATIDTAVEATRIGAFSFLEKPITMQKLLKAVEQGLARNSARHAAPAAVASVSLQSVVDVAQVPMAAIVVASAGDSGPHAHQGFDLDRPLREARDGFEKAYFEFHLAREGGSMTRVAEKTGLERTHLYRKLRQLGVDLGRGKRN, encoded by the coding sequence ATGGCAAATATTCTGGTGGTCGACGACGAGCTTGGTATTCGCGACCTGTTGTCCGAAATCCTGAACGATGAAGGCCACAGCGTGGACCTGGCGGAAAACGCCACCCAAGCCCGCGCTGCCCGTTTGGCCAACCAGTACGATCTGGTGCTGCTGGACATCTGGATGCCCGACACCGATGGCGTCTCGCTGCTCAAGGAGTGGGCTGCCGCAGGCGTGCTGACCATGCCCGTCATCATGATGAGCGGGCATGCCACCATCGACACGGCCGTGGAGGCCACGCGCATCGGGGCGTTCTCCTTCCTGGAAAAGCCCATCACCATGCAAAAGCTGCTCAAGGCCGTGGAGCAGGGCCTGGCCCGCAACAGCGCGCGCCATGCAGCACCTGCAGCGGTGGCTTCGGTGTCGCTACAGTCCGTGGTGGACGTTGCGCAGGTGCCCATGGCGGCGATCGTGGTGGCCTCTGCGGGCGACAGTGGGCCCCATGCCCACCAGGGCTTTGATCTGGACCGCCCTTTGCGCGAAGCGCGCGATGGTTTCGAGAAGGCGTATTTTGAATTTCACCTCGCACGCGAAGGCGGCTCCATGACGCGCGTGGCAGAGAAAACCGGCCTGGAGCGTACCCACCTTTACCGCAAGCTGCGCCAGTTGGGCGTAGACCTCGGACGCGGAAAACGCAATTAA
- a CDS encoding integrase arm-type DNA-binding domain-containing protein: MPLTDTAIRRAIPGPKTQKLTDGQGMYLEVAPSGGKWWRLKYRIAGVEKRLSLGTYPDTSLKAAREKRDEARALILQGIDPSDLRKASKVQSLADEADAAREAAGLPPPNSFEQIAREWYETRRDDWSPTYGQKIMRRLEVDVFPWLGSKPITSITPPMVLAVLRRVEGRGVVETAHRALENCGQVFRYAVATGQIDSNPARDLKDALRRPMVKHFPAITSPERLGTLLRAIHSYRGTPVVNAALKLLPMLLLRPGELRQGEWPEIDLAGAMWSVPAARMKREKAGKLYGKPHLVPLARQAVAILEELQPITGRGPMVFRGERTHSRPMSDAAINAALRAMGFSADEVTGHGFRATARTMLVERLGIAESAVEAQLAHSVKDSLGRAYNRTEFIAERVAMMQRWADYLDELRADVPAQ, translated from the coding sequence ATGCCTCTGACAGACACCGCAATTCGCCGCGCCATTCCTGGCCCCAAAACCCAAAAATTGACCGATGGCCAGGGCATGTACCTGGAAGTTGCCCCCAGCGGTGGGAAATGGTGGCGCCTCAAGTACCGGATTGCGGGCGTAGAGAAGCGGCTGTCACTGGGCACCTACCCCGATACATCCTTGAAAGCGGCCCGCGAGAAGCGCGACGAGGCCCGCGCGTTGATCCTGCAGGGCATCGACCCCAGCGACCTGCGCAAAGCCTCCAAGGTGCAATCCCTGGCCGATGAGGCCGACGCTGCGCGCGAGGCAGCCGGGTTGCCCCCGCCCAACAGCTTTGAGCAGATCGCGCGGGAGTGGTACGAAACCCGCCGCGACGACTGGTCGCCCACCTATGGGCAAAAGATCATGCGGCGCCTGGAGGTGGATGTTTTCCCCTGGCTGGGCTCCAAGCCCATCACCAGCATCACCCCGCCCATGGTGCTGGCTGTGCTGCGCCGGGTCGAAGGGCGGGGCGTGGTCGAGACGGCACATCGAGCGCTGGAGAACTGCGGCCAAGTGTTCCGCTATGCCGTGGCCACGGGACAGATAGACAGCAACCCAGCCCGCGACCTGAAAGACGCACTGCGTCGGCCGATGGTGAAGCACTTCCCAGCCATCACCTCGCCGGAGCGCCTGGGCACCTTGCTGCGTGCAATTCACTCGTACCGTGGCACCCCAGTGGTGAATGCTGCGCTCAAGCTGCTGCCTATGCTCTTGCTGCGGCCTGGAGAGCTGCGGCAAGGCGAATGGCCTGAGATCGACTTGGCGGGCGCCATGTGGTCAGTGCCTGCCGCCCGGATGAAGCGCGAGAAGGCAGGGAAGCTGTACGGCAAACCGCACCTTGTGCCGCTGGCGCGTCAGGCCGTGGCCATCTTGGAAGAGCTGCAGCCAATCACCGGCCGAGGCCCCATGGTGTTCCGGGGCGAGCGCACCCACTCGCGCCCAATGAGCGACGCGGCCATCAATGCCGCCCTGCGCGCCATGGGCTTCAGTGCCGATGAGGTCACAGGCCATGGCTTCCGCGCCACCGCCCGCACGATGCTGGTCGAGCGCCTGGGCATAGCTGAATCGGCCGTAGAGGCGCAATTGGCCCACTCAGTGAAGGACAGCCTGGGGCGCGCGTACAACCGCACCGAGTTCATCGCAGAGCGGGTGGCCATGATGCAGCGCTGGGCCGACTACCTGGACGAGCTGCGGGCCGACGTGCCCGCTCAGTGA